The DNA sequence ACTTCTCACCACAGAGTGCTGAATTTACCACCCAGAAAGAAATCGTCAAGCATGATTAAATGCGTAAATCGAATTCCTGGAATCGGATTCGTCCTAGATACTTATCTGGATTGGAATTGCGACTTTGATGATTTTTAAATTTTGTTGAGAGGTGGTGATTCTGGTGTGAATAACCGGTAGAAAATCAGTCCGTCAGAGACAGGATCTGGGAATAAATCTGGTCATATTTCCGGGCAATTGACTCCCAGGTAAACTCCTGTTCTACAAGAGTTTGCGCATTCTCAGCCATCCTGGCAAACTGGGCAGGAGAGGACCTGAAATCGACCAGTGCCTGGTGAAGCTGATCAATGGATCCGATTTCCACCAGTGTCCCCTGCTCTCCCGGTTGAATCAGCTCAAAAATCCCATCAACCCTGGTCGATATGACGGGCAATCCAGCAGCCATCGACTCGAGTACCACGTTGGGCATCCCTTCCCACAGAGAAGAGAGCACCAGGCAGTCTGCCGCCCGCATCAGCTCCGGAATCTGGGGCTGCCATCCAGCGAAATGAACCTGACTGGAATATCCAGATTCAGAGACTCTCTGTTCCAGTTCAGCCCTCAGGGGACCATCTCCGACAAACAGCAGATGAAACTCAGGTGCCTGGCGGGCAAATTTCAGAAATGCCGAAAGCAGATCATGGGGTGCTTTCTGAGGATCGAGCCGACCAACTGAGAGAACCACTTTGGCATCTGTCGGTATGTTCCAGCATGTGAGATCTGCAGGCACTGCCTCCGCAAACCGTTGAAATTCCACTCCGTTGGGAACAACAGTGATTTTAGTGGGCGATAAATGACCAGTTTGAATCGAGAAGTCAGCCACGGACTGACTGACACAGATATTCAGCTCCACCAGTCGATTTGTGAGCCGATCCAGTAACAGATGCCCGTTCCGTCGCTTTTCAGAGACGCGAATTCCGGAAACCACATGTGGTACATGTGCCAGGCGGGCAGCCAGCCGCCCCGCGAGATTGGCGTGAAATAGAAATGTTTGCAACAAAACCGGTTTTTGTGCTTTGAACTTTTGCGCCAGGTGCCAGATAATGCGGACGTCTCGTGCTGAACGCACCTGTAAAATTTCTGTTGGGATCCCCGCCTGCTGCAGCGGCTCGACCAGTGGACCGGAACCGGTCAGCGAGTAAACAACAGGAGCCCAGCGTTCTCGATTGAGCCGCGTGACGATCTGTACCAGCGCACGTTCCGCCCCTCCGGGCTGCAGACCGGTAATGCAAAATGCGATCGGATAAGGTGCGTGGCTGTCAGACAACTGTCATCTCCTGGCAGAATACCGACTTCGCCTGAGGACAGGCGGGCAGGCTCTGTTTCTATTGTTCTCTCAGGGTCAGTCGCAGCAAGCTCAGATTGAAAAATTGTGTTTGTTCTGACCAGAGTAATATCAAACGTTCGTTAAAATCCGCCATTTTCAGTCGTTTTCCAAGTCATACTGCGTCAGCCGAACCTGAATTCCCTCGATCACAGCCCAACGAAACAATACCGATGCCCCGTTTAGATGCCTTCGATTATCACCTGCCCCCGGAACTGATTGCCACTGAGCCCACCCGCCAGCGGGACCAATCCCGTCTCCTGGTTGTCAACCGCCAGGATCGTTCCATACAGCACAGCATGATCTCCGAGCTGCCTCAGTTTCTGAATCCACAGGACTGCCTGGTGCTGAACGACACTCGCGTGCTCTCAGCCCGGTTGTTTGGAGTTCGCCAGGCCACGGGAGGAAAGTGGGAAGGACTCTACCTCGGATCCAATGCCGAAGGCGAGTGGAAACTGATGAGCAAAACCCGCGGCAAACTGGTTCCAGGTGAGACAATCGAACTGACTCCCGCACATTCTCGCAGCGAAGAGAAACAGCTCTCGCTGATCATGCAGTCCAAAGATGACGAAGGGTACTGGACAGCCCTGGTACAGTCTGATGAAGATCACCACGCCCTGCTCTCACATTTCGGTACCATGCCCCTGCCCCCTTACATGAAACGTGATCTGGCGACCGAAGAAGACTGGGAACGCTACCAGACCGTTTATGCCAACCAGCCTGGTGCCGTCGCTGCCCCCACCGCGGGACTCCATTTCACTCCCGACCTGCTGGCCAACTGCACCGGGAAAGGAGTCGGGGTTGCCAAAGTCACGTTGCACGTGGGCATCGGCACTTTCAAACCCATTGCCTGTGAAACTCTCGAAGAACACAAAATGCATTCTGAGTGGTGTGAACTTCCAGGTGAGTCAGCTGCGTTACTGAATCGGACGCGGGAACAGGGAGGCCGCATCGTTGCTGTGGGAACGACCAGTGTCCGCACACTGGAATCGGTGGCTCAACAGGGGCCACTCCAGGCCTGGCAGGGTGAGACCGATATTTTCATCTATCCCCCCTATCAGTTTCAGGCGGTCGACTGCCTGCTGACCAACTTCCATCTGCCGAAATCAACACTGCTCGTACTGGTCAGTGCATTTGCCGATACCGAGTTAATCCGGGAAGCCTACGAAAAAGCTGTAGAAGCGAAATACCGCTTCTACAGCTATGGTGATGCCATGTTGATTATTTAGCAGCCGCCAGCTTATTGCGGCTTGGCAATGTCTTTCGGTACCTGACCATCCAGGTAACGCCAGTTTTTGATGAACGAAATCAGATCCGCCATCTGCTGCGGGTTGATGGTTTTCTCCAACCCGACCGGCATCAGCGAAACACCGTTGGACTTCATTTCATCGATTTCATCCTTCAGCACGGTTATGGTTTTTCCTTCCGGCTGCGTCAGCGTGATCGATCCGCCGCTGTCGGAAGAGATAATACCGGTATGCACCACACCATCAATGGTGATAATCGTGTAACTGAAGAAGTTCGCATCGATGGCCCGGTTTGGATCCAGGATGTTGGTCAGCAGATATTCCGGTGTTTTGGTACGGGAGTCGCCGATATCAGGAGCAACATTCACGCCCAGCTCACCAATCCGATGACAGGTCACGCAGTTCTTCACAAAGATCTGTTTTCCGGCCAGTGGATCAGCTTTCAGCTTGAGTGACTTCTGATAGTCAGCCAGAACCTGCTTCCGGTCGGCAGGAATCGCAGCGGCAAACAAGGCGGCTGCCCGCTTCTTGATTCCAGCATCACGGTTCCGTTGCAATCGTGTGGAACGTGCGGGCCCCAGTTCAGAAATCTTGATCTCACCCTTTTCGATTTCATCCAGCAATACGTTCGTCCGATCCTGGCTGGCCAGCATCGCATCCAGAATCGCCCGACGCATACCGGGAGTCTGCTGGGCAAAGCCATCCATCAAAACCGGTCCGATCTGTGCTTCCCCGTAAGGGCTGATCGCTTCGATGGCGGCAATCTTCACTGCCTGCGAGTTCTTGCCCTGAATTAGATCCAGCAGCGTTTTCCCGGCTGCATCGAAGCCAACAAACTGCAACACACCAATTGCTTCCAGCTTCTGAGCCAGCGGACTCTTCGGATTCGCTGCCGTTTCGACGATCTTCTGGTAGAACTGATTCAGCTTTTTCTGATCCGCTTCTGAAAGCTGCGCCTGATAAGCGGCGATCGCTTTCCCTCGGCGTCGGAGGCTGTTACCCAGTCCTTCGAAGCCGGCAATCTGCAGAGGCAGATACGAATCCGCATCCAGGCCGGCAATCAGGGACAGCGTCTCCTGAATATCGTCTGCCTTGAGTTGCGGACCAATTACTGCTGCCATTTCTCCTACGGCTTCAGTGACACTGGACTTGGCGGTTACTTTCTGACCAGACTGTTTTAACTGCTTCAGGAACGATTTGAAAATCGGCACACTCTGATTGGATGCGGAAGAAAGCACAGCGGCACGGGTCCAGCTATCATCAGCCCCCTGCAACATCAGCTGTGCCAGTTCCTCAACCATCGAGCCACTGTCACCCGCTTCTCCCAGGCTGATTGCCAGCTGGAATCGCAGCGCGGGATCTGCCGTGTCGACCAGAGCCAGAACCTGTTTTTTCAAGTCCTGACTTTCAGCCAGACGCGGTTCACTGAGACGAACCGCCTGTCCCTGCACGCGCGGTGATTGATCTTTCAACGCCTGCATCAAAACAGCGTCACTCAGTTTTCCCAGTCCTTCCAGGGACCAGAGTGCCTGAATGCGGGCCTGTTCGTTTTTGCCTGCCGTCACCATTTTTTCGAGAGCAGGCTGCAGAGAGGCATCCTGACCTTCGAAAATCAGTCGCGCTGCGGTTTCCCGCTGCCAGGAATCTTTCGAAGACAGTGCAGCGATGAGATCTGCCTGCGTGGCATTCTTCAACGCAGTGTAAACAGTTTTATTGATTTTGGATTTCTTAGGTACGATGCGATAGATCCGGCCGCGATCGATTCCGTCATTCAGGTCCGAACGCTCTTTCAGTTCGACAGGCATAAACTGCGGATGTTCGATCACCGCACGATACATGTCACACAGATACAGTGCCCCATCCGGTCCGTTATACATATTGACGGGCCGGAACCACTCATCCCGACTGGCGATGAATTCCACTTTATCGCGTCCGTATTTGGAATCGTAGGTCGCTCCCATCGGAGTCATCACATCACGGTGCACCAGATTGGCAGTCGGCTCACAGGTGAAACTGTTGCCGTAAAATGCTTTCGGGAACAGATCTCCCCGGTAAATGGTCACACCACAGGCAGCAGTAAACTGTCCGGCGTGCAGTGTCGAAGTCGTCCAGGTACGGCTGATCGCATACACGCGAGAGTCTTCTCCATCGGGAGAGACATCATGATAGACCGACTTCACAGCCAGGTAAGGATTCCGTTTCAGATACCGGCTCTCCAGCACGATGTGTTTGTTCGGATTGCGGTTGGAACAGACGAACCGATTACAGTAATCGTCGAAGGTCAGTCCGAACTGTCCGATCCCGGAGATTGATTCATATTTCCCGGTCAAGGGATGAAAACGGAAATCGAGACCGTTAATCGGAACCTGCTTCGCATTTTTAGTCCACTCAGGATGGGTCGCGATCACGGATCCGCCACGCAGACCATTGGAAATATAAATGTGATTATCCAGACCCAATGTCGGATGGTTGGCACGCAGCTGCGAGTTTTCTTCTTTGAAACCAGTGAACCAGGTTTCGACCAGGTCGGCTTTGTCATCGCCGTCCGTGTCCTTCATGTATTGCACCTTGCCGGCCAGGGTGACGATCAGCCCCCCTTTCCAGGGTTGCAC is a window from the Gimesia benthica genome containing:
- a CDS encoding glycosyltransferase; translated protein: MSDSHAPYPIAFCITGLQPGGAERALVQIVTRLNRERWAPVVYSLTGSGPLVEPLQQAGIPTEILQVRSARDVRIIWHLAQKFKAQKPVLLQTFLFHANLAGRLAARLAHVPHVVSGIRVSEKRRNGHLLLDRLTNRLVELNICVSQSVADFSIQTGHLSPTKITVVPNGVEFQRFAEAVPADLTCWNIPTDAKVVLSVGRLDPQKAPHDLLSAFLKFARQAPEFHLLFVGDGPLRAELEQRVSESGYSSQVHFAGWQPQIPELMRAADCLVLSSLWEGMPNVVLESMAAGLPVISTRVDGIFELIQPGEQGTLVEIGSIDQLHQALVDFRSSPAQFARMAENAQTLVEQEFTWESIARKYDQIYSQILSLTD
- the queA gene encoding tRNA preQ1(34) S-adenosylmethionine ribosyltransferase-isomerase QueA — protein: MPRLDAFDYHLPPELIATEPTRQRDQSRLLVVNRQDRSIQHSMISELPQFLNPQDCLVLNDTRVLSARLFGVRQATGGKWEGLYLGSNAEGEWKLMSKTRGKLVPGETIELTPAHSRSEEKQLSLIMQSKDDEGYWTALVQSDEDHHALLSHFGTMPLPPYMKRDLATEEDWERYQTVYANQPGAVAAPTAGLHFTPDLLANCTGKGVGVAKVTLHVGIGTFKPIACETLEEHKMHSEWCELPGESAALLNRTREQGGRIVAVGTTSVRTLESVAQQGPLQAWQGETDIFIYPPYQFQAVDCLLTNFHLPKSTLLVLVSAFADTELIREAYEKAVEAKYRFYSYGDAMLII
- a CDS encoding PVC-type heme-binding CxxCH protein: MKQAKHLAVFPGSHRRASSTGKRFLKWGRWGCLALLAGVCLKFAVAAEKESAVPKSPLSPEESLKQTVVHPDFEMQVVASEPNVVNPVAVAFDESGVLWVVEMTDYPHGPKEGEDPKSRIKLLRDKDQDGFYETATVFADKLLFATGVQPWKGGLIVTLAGKVQYMKDTDGDDKADLVETWFTGFKEENSQLRANHPTLGLDNHIYISNGLRGGSVIATHPEWTKNAKQVPINGLDFRFHPLTGKYESISGIGQFGLTFDDYCNRFVCSNRNPNKHIVLESRYLKRNPYLAVKSVYHDVSPDGEDSRVYAISRTWTTSTLHAGQFTAACGVTIYRGDLFPKAFYGNSFTCEPTANLVHRDVMTPMGATYDSKYGRDKVEFIASRDEWFRPVNMYNGPDGALYLCDMYRAVIEHPQFMPVELKERSDLNDGIDRGRIYRIVPKKSKINKTVYTALKNATQADLIAALSSKDSWQRETAARLIFEGQDASLQPALEKMVTAGKNEQARIQALWSLEGLGKLSDAVLMQALKDQSPRVQGQAVRLSEPRLAESQDLKKQVLALVDTADPALRFQLAISLGEAGDSGSMVEELAQLMLQGADDSWTRAAVLSSASNQSVPIFKSFLKQLKQSGQKVTAKSSVTEAVGEMAAVIGPQLKADDIQETLSLIAGLDADSYLPLQIAGFEGLGNSLRRRGKAIAAYQAQLSEADQKKLNQFYQKIVETAANPKSPLAQKLEAIGVLQFVGFDAAGKTLLDLIQGKNSQAVKIAAIEAISPYGEAQIGPVLMDGFAQQTPGMRRAILDAMLASQDRTNVLLDEIEKGEIKISELGPARSTRLQRNRDAGIKKRAAALFAAAIPADRKQVLADYQKSLKLKADPLAGKQIFVKNCVTCHRIGELGVNVAPDIGDSRTKTPEYLLTNILDPNRAIDANFFSYTIITIDGVVHTGIISSDSGGSITLTQPEGKTITVLKDEIDEMKSNGVSLMPVGLEKTINPQQMADLISFIKNWRYLDGQVPKDIAKPQ